A genomic region of Dreissena polymorpha isolate Duluth1 chromosome 4, UMN_Dpol_1.0, whole genome shotgun sequence contains the following coding sequences:
- the LOC127879471 gene encoding uncharacterized protein LOC127879471 isoform X2: MNSVGYCMLSHVRVVFCIEKYPCYDSVVERVAILGSIEDFGSWEPQRCKSAIFSGGNNWMLETFLPAGQVFFYQLLLYKNQTSEVMFDFHGDTGQKVVVGEENWVRRLDVKLSPLIVRIVYGKPDIRVAPLKSHLTPDGRPINVYVNARKTILKPHPSDVDLLAADCIWSEGKFCSTEATCVHEAMPVAVRKPFPYVRKQTSRVANDLERLLMVPDCQYMRSECDIMSTTPTFPPRCKAHQENEDTTMCTNDFANCSSKTFSGPDMDSLIPFVIGVGVASCFFVWWSKYKT, translated from the exons AATTCCGTAGGATATTGCATGCTTTCTCACGTTCGTGTAGTATTCTGTATAGAGAAATACCCGTGTTATGACTCCGTTGTGGAGCGGGTTGCGATTTTGGGTTCGATCGAAGACTTTGGATCCTGGGAACCTCAGAGATGTAAATCAGCCATATTTTCTGGAGGAAATAATTGGATGCTAGAGACATT TCTTCCGGCTGGacaagtatttttttatcaacttttGCTGTACAAGAACCAGACGTCGGAAGTTATGTTTGATTTCCATGGCGACACGGGACAGAAAGTCGTCGTGGGAGAGGAAAACTGGGTGAGACGACTCGATGTGAAACTCTCGCCTCTTATAG TTCGCATTGTGTACGGAAAACCAGACATTCGCGTGGCTCCTTTAAAATCCCATCTGACGCCTGATGGACGACCGATTAACGTTTACGTTAACGCCAGAAAAACAATTCTAA AACCCCATCCCTCGGACGTTGACCTTCTTGCAGCAGACTGCATCTGGTCCGAGGGGAAATTCTGCAGCACGGAAGCAACCTGCGTCCATGAAGCGATGCCAGTCGCTGTCAGAAAGCCGTTTCCTTACGTCAGGAAGCAGACATCACGTGTCGCAAATGACCTGGAGCGGTTGTTAATGGTTCCCGATTGCCAGTACATGCGCTCAGAATGCGATATTATGTCAACG ACACCCACTTTTCCGCCGCGCTGCAAGGCCCATCAAGAAAATGAAGATACCACTATGTGCACTAACGACTTCGCTAATTGCTCTTCAAAGACGTTTAGTGGACCTGATATGGACAGCCTAATACCATTTGTAATCGGGG
- the LOC127879471 gene encoding uncharacterized protein LOC127879471 isoform X1 has product MFILSKKNSVGYCMLSHVRVVFCIEKYPCYDSVVERVAILGSIEDFGSWEPQRCKSAIFSGGNNWMLETFLPAGQVFFYQLLLYKNQTSEVMFDFHGDTGQKVVVGEENWVRRLDVKLSPLIVRIVYGKPDIRVAPLKSHLTPDGRPINVYVNARKTILKPHPSDVDLLAADCIWSEGKFCSTEATCVHEAMPVAVRKPFPYVRKQTSRVANDLERLLMVPDCQYMRSECDIMSTTPTFPPRCKAHQENEDTTMCTNDFANCSSKTFSGPDMDSLIPFVIGVGVASCFFVWWSKYKT; this is encoded by the exons AATTCCGTAGGATATTGCATGCTTTCTCACGTTCGTGTAGTATTCTGTATAGAGAAATACCCGTGTTATGACTCCGTTGTGGAGCGGGTTGCGATTTTGGGTTCGATCGAAGACTTTGGATCCTGGGAACCTCAGAGATGTAAATCAGCCATATTTTCTGGAGGAAATAATTGGATGCTAGAGACATT TCTTCCGGCTGGacaagtatttttttatcaacttttGCTGTACAAGAACCAGACGTCGGAAGTTATGTTTGATTTCCATGGCGACACGGGACAGAAAGTCGTCGTGGGAGAGGAAAACTGGGTGAGACGACTCGATGTGAAACTCTCGCCTCTTATAG TTCGCATTGTGTACGGAAAACCAGACATTCGCGTGGCTCCTTTAAAATCCCATCTGACGCCTGATGGACGACCGATTAACGTTTACGTTAACGCCAGAAAAACAATTCTAA AACCCCATCCCTCGGACGTTGACCTTCTTGCAGCAGACTGCATCTGGTCCGAGGGGAAATTCTGCAGCACGGAAGCAACCTGCGTCCATGAAGCGATGCCAGTCGCTGTCAGAAAGCCGTTTCCTTACGTCAGGAAGCAGACATCACGTGTCGCAAATGACCTGGAGCGGTTGTTAATGGTTCCCGATTGCCAGTACATGCGCTCAGAATGCGATATTATGTCAACG ACACCCACTTTTCCGCCGCGCTGCAAGGCCCATCAAGAAAATGAAGATACCACTATGTGCACTAACGACTTCGCTAATTGCTCTTCAAAGACGTTTAGTGGACCTGATATGGACAGCCTAATACCATTTGTAATCGGGG